A genomic segment from Gracilimonas sediminicola encodes:
- a CDS encoding quaternary amine ABC transporter ATP-binding protein, giving the protein MAAITVKNLFKIFGKNPEKAFPLIEEGKSKDEILNETGNTIGINNASFEVKEKEMFVIMGLSGSGKSTVLRCLNRLIEPTKGQVLIGDEDITEVDKDRLLEMRRKKMSMVFQNFGLFPHRTVSENVQYGLEISGMDKDQRKKKAYEAIEKVGLKGYEEQKPDELSGGMQQRVGLARALANDPEILLMDEAFSALDPLIRADMQDELLELQAEVHKTVVFITHDLDEALKIGDRIAIMKDGYVVQVGTPEEILTNPADDYVKAFVQNVDRTKIITAQAIMRKAPTVQVPKDGPSVAIRNMEKVGVSTTYVVDENRYLKGIVKIDDAIRLKEDGVKDLGEIIISDIEVCGPETPINQLLPKAIEAKYPIAVIEDDSSLLGIVDRATIMAELNENGLDTQKKETKNNEETTTS; this is encoded by the coding sequence ATGGCCGCTATAACTGTAAAAAATCTCTTTAAAATTTTCGGGAAGAACCCTGAAAAAGCCTTCCCTCTAATAGAAGAAGGTAAATCCAAAGACGAAATCCTGAATGAAACAGGAAATACCATCGGTATTAATAATGCCAGCTTTGAGGTAAAAGAGAAAGAGATGTTTGTGATCATGGGGCTTTCCGGAAGTGGAAAGTCTACCGTGCTGCGCTGCCTTAACCGGCTGATAGAACCCACCAAAGGTCAGGTACTGATTGGCGATGAAGACATTACCGAAGTGGATAAAGACAGGTTGCTGGAAATGCGCCGCAAAAAAATGTCGATGGTGTTTCAGAACTTTGGCTTGTTTCCCCATCGCACCGTTTCTGAAAATGTACAATACGGGTTGGAAATAAGTGGCATGGATAAAGATCAGCGGAAGAAGAAAGCGTATGAAGCCATCGAAAAAGTTGGGCTGAAGGGATATGAAGAACAAAAGCCGGACGAACTCAGCGGTGGCATGCAGCAACGGGTTGGGTTGGCACGGGCATTAGCTAACGACCCTGAAATCCTGCTGATGGATGAAGCATTCAGCGCCCTCGACCCCCTTATCCGCGCCGATATGCAGGACGAGCTGCTCGAACTTCAGGCGGAAGTCCACAAAACAGTTGTTTTTATTACGCATGACTTGGACGAGGCTCTTAAAATCGGAGATCGGATTGCCATCATGAAAGATGGATACGTGGTGCAAGTAGGCACACCGGAAGAAATTCTTACCAATCCCGCTGATGATTACGTGAAAGCCTTCGTCCAGAATGTGGATCGCACCAAGATCATCACGGCGCAGGCCATCATGCGGAAAGCACCTACTGTTCAGGTGCCCAAAGACGGTCCCTCGGTAGCCATTCGAAATATGGAGAAAGTGGGGGTTTCAACCACTTATGTGGTTGATGAAAACCGATACCTCAAAGGAATCGTCAAGATTGATGACGCGATTAGGCTGAAGGAAGACGGAGTGAAGGATCTCGGGGAAATCATCATTTCTGACATCGAAGTCTGTGGTCCGGAAACTCCCATCAACCAACTACTGCCCAAAGCCATCGAAGCCAAGTACCCGATTGCGGTGATTGAAGACGACAGCAGCCTGCTTGGCATTGTTGATCGTGCTACCATTATGGCAGAGCTCAACGAAAATGGCTTAGACACCCAAAAGAAAGAAACCAAGAATAACGAAGAAACTACTACATCCTGA
- a CDS encoding ABC transporter permease — MFDLPVGDAFEFAINWLTDNLSGFFDLVTLVVDSFLVGIENLLLFPHPIIMIVLFSALAWYVSGKGVGIFTVLGLLVIEGMDMWDGTMETLALIITAVVIALLIGIPLGIWASKSKTVEKVVRPILDFMQTMPAFVYLIPAVLFFGLGQVPGVIATLIFAMPPAVRLTNLGIRQVPEEIREAALAFGSDSKQMLLKVELPVALPTILAGVNQTIMLALSMVVIAALIGAGGLGQPVVTGLQQLDIGLGFEGGLAIVILAVFLDRVTQSLGASTG, encoded by the coding sequence ATGTTTGATCTACCTGTTGGAGATGCATTTGAATTTGCAATCAACTGGCTGACCGATAACCTGAGCGGTTTCTTTGACCTTGTCACCCTGGTGGTCGATTCTTTTCTGGTCGGGATAGAAAACCTGCTTTTATTTCCCCACCCCATTATAATGATTGTGCTGTTCAGTGCCCTTGCCTGGTATGTATCAGGAAAAGGAGTCGGGATTTTCACCGTACTCGGTCTGCTCGTTATTGAGGGAATGGATATGTGGGACGGAACCATGGAGACGCTGGCTTTGATCATCACCGCGGTGGTTATCGCTTTGTTGATTGGTATTCCACTCGGAATCTGGGCTTCCAAAAGTAAGACTGTGGAAAAGGTTGTTCGTCCGATTTTGGATTTTATGCAGACCATGCCTGCCTTTGTGTACCTGATTCCGGCTGTTTTATTCTTTGGATTGGGACAGGTGCCGGGAGTGATTGCTACACTCATTTTTGCTATGCCACCTGCTGTACGACTTACGAATTTGGGAATCCGGCAGGTGCCGGAAGAAATCAGGGAAGCTGCCCTGGCTTTTGGCTCCGATTCCAAACAAATGCTTTTGAAAGTGGAACTGCCCGTTGCCCTTCCCACTATCCTTGCGGGAGTAAACCAAACCATCATGCTGGCTTTATCGATGGTGGTAATCGCCGCCTTGATTGGCGCCGGTGGATTGGGACAACCCGTAGTGACCGGATTACAGCAATTGGATATTGGACTCGGTTTTGAAGGCGGTCTGGCTATTGTAATACTGGCTGTGTTTTTGGACAGAGTCACCCAATCGTTAGGAGCTTCTACAGGATAA
- a CDS encoding glycine betaine ABC transporter substrate-binding protein — protein sequence MLSKLGIFVLAFGLITACSQKSDNETKKADLVYVNWAEGIAYTNLAKVVLEDKMGYEVEITSAGVGPAYTAVANGDSDAFMETWLPTLHADYVEQYQEDIIDLGTVYEGTQSGLVVPTYVEIDKISELNAVSDKFDGEITGIDAGAGIMKTTNEVIEDYNLDYELVQSSGPAMTSALKKAYENQEPIVVTGWKPHWMFGSFDLKFLEQDEDMMKWKTGSIHIMGRKDLREDKPELATFLSNMHLTDAELADLMVQINESDMSEEEVAKEWLANNEDVVADWIPEDEMQAGM from the coding sequence ATGCTATCAAAGCTGGGGATATTCGTCCTGGCTTTTGGACTGATTACCGCGTGTAGTCAAAAATCTGATAACGAAACAAAGAAAGCCGACCTGGTATATGTAAACTGGGCGGAAGGGATTGCTTACACAAATCTTGCTAAAGTAGTACTGGAAGACAAGATGGGCTATGAGGTTGAAATTACATCAGCCGGTGTAGGTCCTGCTTACACCGCCGTAGCCAATGGCGATTCCGATGCTTTTATGGAAACCTGGCTGCCCACCCTGCACGCAGATTATGTTGAGCAATACCAGGAAGACATCATTGATCTGGGAACCGTTTATGAGGGAACCCAAAGCGGCCTGGTTGTACCAACTTATGTTGAGATCGATAAAATCTCTGAACTGAATGCTGTCAGTGATAAATTTGACGGTGAGATTACCGGAATTGACGCCGGTGCCGGAATCATGAAAACCACCAATGAGGTAATTGAAGACTACAACCTTGATTATGAGCTGGTACAATCAAGCGGACCGGCAATGACCTCAGCTCTAAAGAAAGCTTATGAGAATCAGGAACCAATTGTAGTAACCGGCTGGAAACCCCATTGGATGTTTGGAAGCTTCGACCTCAAGTTTCTTGAGCAAGACGAAGACATGATGAAATGGAAAACCGGAAGTATCCATATCATGGGGCGTAAAGACCTTCGGGAAGACAAACCGGAACTGGCCACTTTTCTTTCCAACATGCACCTAACTGATGCAGAACTGGCTGACCTAATGGTTCAAATCAATGAATCAGATATGTCAGAGGAAGAAGTGGCAAAAGAATGGCTGGCTAATAATGAAGATGTAGTCGCAGACTGGATTCCTGAAGACGAAATGCAGGCAGGAATGTAG
- the cysN gene encoding sulfate adenylyltransferase subunit CysN, producing MSESNGKSNNPNTDNKYLDMDLLRFTTAGSVDDGKSTLIGRLFYDSKSIFEDQMEAIEKSSKSSGEEDVNLALLTDGLKAEREQKITIDVAYRYFATPKRKFIIADTPGHTQYTRNMVTGASTADLAIILVDASKGLLTQSRRHAFISSLLRIPHLVVAINKMDLVGYDEKVFNEIVSEFRSFAKKLNVSDITYIPISALKGDNVVDKSENTDWYNGSTLLHHLETVKVDASDNIVDFRFPVQYVIRPNQNFRGFSGRVASGHVRPGDEITVLPSGLSSKVKRIVTRDEDLEIAYPGDSITLTIEDEIDTSRGDMIVRKNNVPAVSNEFEAYICWMNEKDMELNKQYVLQHTTRTVQVFMEDLLYRMNVDSLTREDATKLGLNEIGRVKLKTSQPIFYDPYQVNQKTGSFIIIDPATNVTIGAGMIRAGSTESKSSKDTSEAGIKSKQTRQKSPNVVWEPWNIPREEREQRNGHKASLLWFTGISGAGKSTIAKELERKLWENGKQTVLLDGDQVRHGLNGDLGFSAADRTENIRRVGEVARLFYEHGNIVICTFVSPYSKDREAAKQLFPKGDFKEVHITCDPKTAQERDPKGLYKKAQEGEISGLTGYDADYEVSDDPALTIDTDSMSVDEAVEEILKLIGE from the coding sequence ATGAGCGAAAGCAACGGAAAATCGAACAACCCGAACACTGACAATAAATACCTGGATATGGATCTGCTCCGGTTTACAACAGCCGGAAGTGTGGATGATGGAAAAAGCACGCTGATTGGCCGGCTTTTTTATGATTCCAAATCCATTTTTGAAGACCAGATGGAAGCCATCGAAAAGTCCAGTAAAAGCAGTGGGGAAGAAGATGTAAACCTTGCCCTGCTCACTGATGGGTTGAAAGCTGAGCGAGAGCAAAAAATCACCATCGATGTTGCCTACCGCTATTTTGCGACCCCGAAAAGAAAGTTCATTATCGCGGATACACCGGGGCATACCCAGTACACCCGGAATATGGTAACCGGTGCTTCAACAGCTGATTTGGCAATTATCCTGGTTGATGCTTCCAAAGGATTATTGACTCAATCCCGCCGGCATGCGTTTATCTCATCACTCCTGAGAATCCCTCACTTGGTGGTGGCTATTAATAAAATGGACTTGGTTGGCTATGATGAGAAAGTGTTCAATGAAATCGTAAGTGAGTTCAGAAGCTTTGCAAAGAAACTGAACGTCAGTGATATTACTTATATCCCGATCTCAGCTCTTAAGGGCGACAACGTTGTTGATAAAAGCGAGAATACAGATTGGTATAATGGTTCTACACTTTTGCACCATCTTGAAACCGTAAAAGTAGATGCTTCTGACAATATTGTAGATTTCCGCTTTCCGGTGCAGTACGTAATTCGTCCGAATCAAAACTTCAGGGGCTTTTCCGGAAGAGTTGCTTCAGGCCATGTTCGTCCGGGTGATGAAATTACGGTATTGCCGTCCGGCCTTTCATCCAAAGTAAAGAGAATTGTGACCCGGGACGAAGATCTGGAGATTGCCTACCCGGGCGATTCAATAACCCTGACTATTGAAGACGAGATTGATACCAGCCGTGGCGACATGATTGTTCGTAAGAATAACGTGCCGGCCGTCAGCAATGAGTTTGAGGCTTATATTTGCTGGATGAATGAGAAGGATATGGAGCTGAATAAGCAATATGTTCTGCAACACACCACCCGAACGGTTCAGGTTTTTATGGAAGATCTGCTGTACCGAATGAACGTAGATTCTCTGACCCGCGAAGATGCCACCAAATTGGGATTGAATGAAATTGGACGGGTAAAACTGAAAACCAGTCAGCCTATTTTCTACGATCCTTACCAGGTGAACCAGAAGACCGGAAGCTTTATCATTATTGATCCTGCGACCAATGTGACCATTGGAGCGGGGATGATCCGTGCGGGTTCTACTGAATCGAAGTCATCTAAGGACACATCTGAAGCGGGTATTAAAAGCAAACAAACCCGACAGAAGTCTCCGAATGTAGTTTGGGAACCGTGGAATATTCCCCGGGAAGAACGGGAACAGAGAAACGGCCATAAGGCGAGTTTACTTTGGTTTACAGGAATTTCGGGAGCCGGCAAGAGTACCATTGCCAAAGAGCTGGAAAGGAAGCTCTGGGAAAATGGCAAGCAAACGGTACTCCTGGATGGAGACCAGGTTCGCCATGGTTTAAATGGTGACCTTGGATTTAGTGCTGCCGACCGAACCGAGAATATTCGCCGCGTTGGTGAAGTTGCCCGTTTATTCTATGAGCATGGCAATATTGTGATTTGCACATTCGTATCTCCGTATTCCAAAGACAGGGAAGCAGCTAAGCAATTATTCCCGAAAGGAGACTTCAAGGAAGTTCACATTACCTGCGACCCGAAGACAGCCCAGGAACGAGATCCGAAAGGCTTGTACAAAAAGGCTCAGGAAGGCGAAATCTCCGGCCTAACAGGCTATGATGCAGATTATGAGGTATCCGATGACCCTGCTTTGACTATCGACACAGATTCAATGTCGGTGGATGAGGCTGTGGAAGAAATTCTGAAGCTGATCGGGGAATAA
- the cysD gene encoding sulfate adenylyltransferase subunit CysD — MSEKRSHSHLKELEDEGIYVMREVAAQFERPVLLFSGGKDSIVMFHLALKAFHPGKVPFPLMHIDTGHNFPETIEFRDKLVEKYDVELIVGSVQKSIDEGRVEEETGPDASRNALQTTTLLDTLKEYQVDAALGGGRRDEEKARAKERFFSHRDVFGQWDPKNQRPELWNLFNGRKNQGENFRVFPLSNWTEMDVWQYIAQEEIDIPELYFAHEREVFNRRGVWLADTDFVNRMEEEELETKTVRFRTIGDATCTGAVLSDASNMEEIIQEVASARQTERGNRHDDKRSETAMEDRKRQGYF, encoded by the coding sequence ATGAGTGAAAAAAGATCACATTCACATCTTAAAGAACTGGAAGACGAAGGAATTTATGTTATGAGGGAAGTGGCGGCTCAGTTTGAGCGGCCTGTCTTACTTTTCTCAGGTGGAAAGGATTCTATCGTTATGTTTCATCTGGCCCTGAAGGCTTTTCATCCCGGCAAGGTGCCTTTTCCGTTAATGCATATTGATACGGGCCACAACTTCCCCGAAACCATTGAGTTCAGAGACAAGCTTGTTGAGAAGTATGATGTGGAACTGATCGTTGGTAGCGTGCAAAAATCTATTGATGAAGGACGGGTTGAAGAAGAAACAGGGCCCGATGCCAGTCGAAATGCCCTTCAAACAACTACACTCCTGGATACCCTGAAAGAATATCAGGTGGATGCCGCTTTAGGTGGTGGACGTCGTGATGAAGAAAAAGCTCGTGCAAAAGAGCGTTTCTTTTCCCACCGGGATGTATTCGGGCAATGGGATCCGAAGAATCAACGTCCTGAACTTTGGAATCTGTTCAACGGACGGAAAAATCAGGGGGAAAACTTCAGAGTCTTCCCGTTGAGTAACTGGACGGAAATGGATGTGTGGCAGTACATTGCCCAGGAAGAGATTGACATTCCGGAGCTCTACTTTGCCCACGAGCGAGAAGTTTTTAATCGTCGTGGAGTATGGCTTGCCGACACAGATTTTGTAAACCGAATGGAAGAAGAAGAGCTGGAAACGAAGACCGTACGCTTCAGAACTATCGGGGATGCTACGTGTACCGGTGCGGTATTATCGGATGCATCCAATATGGAAGAGATTATACAGGAAGTGGCTTCGGCCCGACAAACGGAACGCGGAAATCGCCACGATGACAAGCGCAGCGAAACCGCTATGGAAGACCGAAAACGCCAGGGATACTTCTAA
- the cysQ gene encoding 3'(2'),5'-bisphosphate nucleotidase CysQ, with protein MLNQVIKTAEEAGKKILEFYQTDVEIITKDDDSPLTKADLAAHHIIVDALKEIDPGTPIISEESGIPDFRERKEWNRFWLVDPLDGTKEFIKKNGEFTVNIALLEDGKPILGVVYVPAKDVMYYAEQSIGAFKKEADKEAEKLESDSFEKPGEARIVVSRSHGDDQTAKKLSGIGIEVTEEVPSGSSIKFCLVAEGKADLYPRLGPTMEWDTAAADAIYRYSSKNGEKYSPLVYNKESLKNPYFLLGLNEHVDVESL; from the coding sequence ATGCTTAACCAAGTCATTAAGACGGCAGAAGAGGCAGGGAAAAAAATATTAGAGTTTTATCAGACGGATGTTGAAATCATCACAAAAGACGATGACTCACCACTTACCAAAGCCGATCTGGCAGCGCATCATATAATTGTGGATGCCCTTAAAGAGATTGATCCCGGAACCCCAATAATATCAGAAGAATCCGGTATTCCTGATTTCCGGGAAAGAAAAGAGTGGAACCGGTTTTGGCTGGTAGATCCACTGGACGGCACGAAAGAGTTTATCAAAAAGAACGGCGAGTTTACCGTTAACATCGCCTTGCTTGAAGATGGGAAGCCCATTCTTGGCGTTGTTTATGTGCCGGCCAAAGATGTTATGTACTATGCGGAACAAAGTATAGGAGCATTTAAAAAAGAGGCAGACAAAGAAGCTGAAAAGCTGGAAAGCGATTCGTTTGAAAAACCGGGAGAAGCAAGAATTGTGGTGAGTCGCTCTCACGGAGATGACCAAACTGCTAAAAAGCTTTCCGGGATTGGAATAGAGGTTACAGAAGAAGTTCCTTCCGGAAGTTCAATCAAATTTTGCCTGGTTGCTGAGGGGAAAGCGGATTTATATCCGCGCCTGGGACCAACCATGGAATGGGACACGGCGGCAGCTGATGCCATTTACCGGTATTCATCCAAAAACGGCGAAAAGTACTCGCCATTGGTGTACAACAAAGAATCCCTTAAAAATCCTTATTTTCTGTTGGGATTAAACGAACATGTTGATGTCGAGAGTTTATAA
- a CDS encoding SLC13 family permease: MTIEGIAVLCVILICLILLVSTTVSVDIVLFGGLAVLFISGIIPAEQALSGFSNEGMLTVGALYIVAAGLKETGAIHFIVQKVMGNARTVKTAQLRIMSPVMVMSAFLNNTPIVASFIPALERWSRISQIPVSKILIPLSYAAILGGTCTLIGTSTNLILNGLMIEEASTRAIGILEPALIGIPCAIAGFIYLVIFGDKLLPERGSSMDTFQDPREYTIEMIVKDSTALSGKTIEDAGLRNLPGLFLIEIQRNGRAIPAPGPYEKLRGEDRLIFTGIVDSIIDLQQITGLEPATNQVFKLNAPRNERKMIEAVVSRSNPLMGRTIRDGNFRDRYDAVVLAVSRSGERINEKIGDITLKSGDVLLLEAHPNFVQKYRNANDFYLVSSIEDSSPVTYEKAWVAALSLMGMVVLAATGILSMLQAAIFAGGLLLVTKCFRYTTALESVDWRVLIAIASALGLGSALQYTGVAEQLATNLLSFAENDPTLALLLTYLATWLLTEMITNNAAAVLIFPIALSLAQSMGVDFMPFAMVMIIAASSSFSTPIGYQTNLMVYGPGGYKFTDFARIGLPLNLIVATIAVSLIPYIWSF, encoded by the coding sequence ATGACAATTGAAGGAATTGCGGTATTGTGTGTAATTCTGATTTGTTTAATCCTATTAGTCAGCACAACAGTATCAGTTGATATCGTTTTATTTGGGGGGCTTGCTGTTCTCTTTATTTCAGGTATTATCCCCGCTGAGCAGGCACTTTCCGGGTTTTCTAATGAAGGGATGCTTACTGTAGGGGCACTTTATATTGTTGCGGCAGGGCTTAAAGAAACGGGGGCCATTCATTTCATAGTGCAAAAAGTGATGGGCAACGCCCGTACAGTTAAGACGGCACAATTACGGATTATGAGTCCGGTTATGGTGATGAGTGCCTTCCTGAATAACACACCTATTGTTGCCTCATTTATACCCGCTTTGGAACGCTGGAGCCGAATTTCACAAATCCCGGTATCCAAAATTTTAATCCCGCTAAGTTACGCCGCTATACTGGGCGGCACCTGCACGCTTATAGGAACAAGTACCAACCTGATTCTCAATGGGTTGATGATTGAAGAGGCTTCTACCCGTGCAATAGGGATTCTGGAACCGGCGCTTATTGGAATTCCCTGCGCAATAGCTGGATTTATTTACCTTGTTATTTTTGGAGATAAACTGCTGCCGGAAAGGGGTTCCAGTATGGACACCTTTCAGGATCCGCGGGAATACACCATTGAGATGATTGTGAAAGACAGTACGGCATTGTCCGGAAAAACCATTGAAGATGCCGGTTTAAGAAACCTTCCGGGTTTATTCCTGATTGAAATCCAACGAAATGGACGGGCAATTCCCGCTCCGGGACCCTATGAAAAGCTGAGAGGAGAAGACCGGTTAATTTTTACAGGTATCGTAGATTCGATTATCGATCTGCAACAGATTACAGGATTAGAACCTGCTACCAACCAGGTTTTTAAATTGAATGCTCCCAGAAATGAGCGCAAGATGATTGAGGCGGTGGTTTCAAGATCAAATCCATTGATGGGGAGAACCATAAGGGATGGAAACTTCAGAGACCGATACGATGCCGTTGTTTTGGCGGTGTCTCGCAGTGGGGAGCGCATCAACGAAAAAATCGGGGATATCACACTCAAGAGCGGTGATGTGTTATTGCTGGAGGCGCATCCGAATTTTGTGCAAAAATATAGAAATGCCAACGACTTTTACCTGGTAAGTTCCATTGAAGATTCTTCTCCGGTAACCTATGAGAAAGCCTGGGTGGCTGCTCTTTCGCTGATGGGAATGGTTGTGCTGGCTGCCACAGGGATTCTCAGCATGCTTCAGGCGGCTATTTTTGCTGGTGGACTTTTACTCGTTACAAAGTGCTTCAGGTACACAACAGCGCTCGAAAGTGTGGATTGGCGTGTGTTGATTGCGATAGCTTCAGCATTAGGTCTCGGAAGCGCTCTGCAATACACCGGTGTAGCAGAACAATTGGCAACCAATCTTCTATCCTTCGCTGAAAATGATCCTACACTTGCACTTTTACTGACTTATCTCGCCACCTGGCTACTCACGGAAATGATTACCAACAATGCGGCAGCCGTGCTTATATTTCCGATCGCTTTATCACTCGCACAGTCGATGGGGGTAGATTTTATGCCTTTTGCGATGGTTATGATTATAGCTGCCTCCTCCAGTTTTTCCACGCCCATTGGGTATCAGACCAACCTGATGGTGTACGGTCCGGGCGGATATAAATTCACCGATTTTGCCAGAATAGGCCTCCCTTTAAATTTGATCGTAGCCACAATAGCCGTATCTTTAATACCTTACATTTGGAGCTTTTAA
- a CDS encoding SLBB domain-containing protein, whose translation MSRRNLTLSQAQELARQAGINPNDPDQIARVARARGVSEEQIQEWLIDLRLNNRGDTSGTGLEDLSGNLTSSDDIILSASTDQDSVPNTTTSKDTSGLEYFGYNIFSDTPDPFKPRTVGPVGDGYVVGPEDQLRLTVWGATEFQYELQVDVEGRILIPNIGMVTVAGQRLSNLRESLKVRLGKSYSGLLKDPPTIFIDLTVTRLRPIQLFVLGEVKNPGGYSFTHNSTIFNVLYGVGGPKISGSLRDVRIIREGKQVASIDLYELLLNGTDNQNIPLLNNDRIFIPPRESTVSVQGQIRRPAIYEMKPDEGLSQLIEFAGGVKSEAYGDRFQISRVIPIEQREDPSFARQIIDYPLKEVLSGEREVKLFDQDKVRMFKISEVSDDYVQIAGLVNQPGIYELSEKIRTIRDLILAADSLRDDAFLGRAILTRTNDDSTTTVFSVDLQAIIENEGSSQNITLQKRDQLQVFRNTVELIDQRYVNITGEVSKPGRYKYSENMSLEDLILKAGGFTEAAYIGDAEITRTEKTTSKNMLTSKLTHELTSDSEKKDDFYSVEHFWPILDNAKTFDLQHRDQVYIRRNPRFNEQRFISIEGEVEFAGTYTILSENERLSTVIERAGGLTREAYAAGARLFRGDREVIINLRELLQGDRTQEIFVKSGDSIWVPQIPNTVLVTGNVALDGFIKFKPDERLTYYLDQAGGMQQDSYKYVQLTQANGAIYQVRRKGWFKQNPKVEDGARINVIYELPEPESEKQSAGEILQKSVATLTSALTIIILAERAFN comes from the coding sequence TTGTCACGAAGAAACTTAACGTTATCACAGGCGCAGGAGCTGGCCAGGCAGGCCGGAATTAATCCTAACGATCCGGATCAAATAGCCAGAGTTGCCCGCGCAAGGGGAGTTTCAGAAGAGCAAATCCAGGAGTGGCTGATTGACCTTAGACTAAATAACAGGGGTGATACCAGCGGCACCGGGTTAGAAGATCTCAGTGGAAATTTAACGAGCTCAGATGATATAATTTTAAGTGCAAGCACTGATCAGGATAGCGTCCCTAATACTACCACATCTAAAGATACTTCGGGTTTAGAATATTTCGGTTATAATATTTTTTCAGACACTCCTGATCCTTTTAAACCGAGAACGGTAGGTCCTGTTGGGGATGGCTACGTTGTGGGCCCGGAAGACCAGTTAAGGCTTACTGTTTGGGGAGCCACGGAATTCCAATACGAGCTACAGGTAGATGTGGAAGGCAGAATCTTGATCCCAAACATTGGTATGGTAACGGTTGCGGGACAAAGACTTTCAAACTTAAGAGAGTCCTTAAAAGTGAGGCTTGGAAAAAGCTACTCCGGCTTGCTTAAAGATCCTCCAACCATTTTTATTGATCTGACCGTAACCCGGTTAAGACCAATTCAGTTATTTGTGCTGGGCGAAGTGAAGAATCCCGGAGGCTATTCATTCACCCATAATTCTACCATTTTTAATGTGCTGTATGGAGTTGGCGGGCCTAAAATATCCGGTTCATTGCGAGATGTTCGGATTATCAGGGAAGGTAAGCAAGTAGCATCTATTGACCTGTATGAGCTTTTATTAAATGGTACGGATAATCAGAATATACCCTTACTGAATAATGATAGAATTTTTATCCCTCCTCGAGAAAGTACCGTTTCGGTTCAGGGGCAAATTCGAAGGCCAGCGATTTATGAAATGAAACCTGATGAGGGGTTAAGTCAGCTTATCGAGTTTGCGGGCGGGGTGAAGTCTGAGGCGTATGGAGATCGTTTCCAGATTAGCAGAGTGATACCTATTGAGCAAAGAGAGGATCCAAGCTTTGCCCGGCAAATAATTGATTATCCGCTAAAGGAGGTCTTATCCGGAGAAAGAGAAGTTAAGCTCTTTGATCAGGATAAAGTTCGGATGTTCAAGATATCAGAAGTATCTGATGACTATGTGCAGATTGCAGGGTTAGTGAACCAACCCGGAATTTATGAGCTTTCTGAAAAAATAAGGACAATCAGAGACCTGATCTTAGCCGCCGACAGTTTGCGAGACGATGCCTTTTTAGGAAGAGCCATACTTACGCGAACCAATGATGACTCGACCACCACGGTGTTTAGTGTTGATCTTCAGGCAATAATTGAAAATGAAGGCTCAAGCCAAAATATAACGCTACAAAAAAGAGATCAGCTTCAGGTTTTTAGAAATACCGTTGAGCTCATTGATCAGAGATATGTGAATATAACCGGAGAGGTGAGTAAACCCGGCCGCTACAAATACAGCGAGAACATGAGCCTGGAAGATTTGATTTTGAAGGCCGGCGGATTTACCGAAGCTGCTTACATTGGGGATGCAGAAATCACCCGAACGGAGAAAACGACGAGTAAGAATATGCTCACCAGTAAACTCACACATGAGTTGACTTCAGATTCAGAAAAGAAAGATGATTTTTATTCTGTGGAACATTTCTGGCCTATTCTTGATAACGCCAAAACATTTGATCTTCAACACAGGGACCAGGTGTACATCCGACGAAACCCACGCTTTAATGAACAGCGGTTTATATCTATTGAAGGAGAAGTTGAATTTGCCGGCACCTATACCATTCTTTCAGAAAATGAGAGGCTTTCAACAGTAATAGAGAGAGCCGGAGGCCTAACCAGGGAGGCTTATGCCGCAGGGGCGAGGTTATTCAGGGGTGATCGGGAAGTAATAATTAACCTTCGGGAATTACTCCAGGGAGATAGAACCCAGGAAATTTTTGTAAAGTCTGGTGATTCTATTTGGGTCCCCCAAATCCCGAATACCGTTTTGGTTACCGGAAATGTTGCTCTTGACGGGTTCATTAAATTCAAACCAGATGAACGCTTAACCTACTACTTAGACCAAGCCGGGGGTATGCAGCAAGACAGTTATAAATACGTTCAGCTCACACAAGCCAATGGCGCTATATACCAGGTTCGACGCAAAGGATGGTTCAAACAAAATCCCAAAGTTGAGGATGGTGCACGCATCAACGTGATTTATGAGTTGCCCGAGCCCGAATCAGAAAAGCAGAGTGCAGGAGAAATTTTGCAAAAATCTGTTGCCACACTTACCAGCGCATTGACTATTATTATACTCGCAGAAAGAGCTTTTAATTAG